A genomic stretch from Candidatus Vicinibacter proximus includes:
- a CDS encoding FAD-dependent monooxygenase, with protein MKNKEIIIAGAGLVGSLLGLRLAQRGYKVSIYESRPDMRKTEMSAGRSINLALSDRGIGGLKIVGLEKEILSHAVQMKGRMIHDLEGHLLFQSYSERPGECINSISRRTLNVYLMDALEKIPGSTIHFNTRLIGWDAQTGTCQFQTNYGQIIRKENATLLATDGANSAARKELMNLSAQIRFNYKQFFQNYGYKELTIPPGSDGSFRLDKNALHIWPRGNFMMIALPNPDATFTATLFISYKGADSLEQLVTQEDVQQYYQKYFRDAIPLIPDLKKEFFDHPTGHLYSVKCDPWYYEDKMLLLGDAAHAIIPFYGQGMNCGFEDVVVLDKLLDQNLEGEELFAKFTELRKINSDAISDLAEDNFIEMRDKVGDPIFQKKKSLESRLEKMFPNYFSKYALVTFRPDVSYHEAMTQGRKQDDLLMDICKEDATITDTELPAIFQKLQQL; from the coding sequence ATGAAAAATAAAGAAATCATCATTGCAGGTGCAGGATTGGTTGGCAGTCTATTAGGATTAAGATTGGCTCAACGGGGATATAAAGTAAGCATATACGAATCTAGACCGGACATGCGAAAAACTGAAATGTCAGCGGGGCGTTCCATCAACCTTGCTCTTTCAGATCGCGGTATTGGCGGATTAAAAATTGTAGGTCTGGAAAAAGAAATCCTTTCCCATGCAGTCCAAATGAAGGGCAGGATGATTCATGATCTGGAAGGACATTTATTGTTCCAAAGTTATAGTGAACGTCCGGGTGAATGTATAAATTCGATCAGCCGCCGTACGCTTAACGTTTACCTCATGGATGCGCTGGAAAAAATACCCGGTTCTACCATACATTTTAACACCAGATTGATTGGATGGGATGCACAGACTGGAACTTGCCAGTTTCAAACAAATTATGGACAAATTATAAGAAAAGAAAACGCTACTTTACTTGCAACCGATGGCGCAAATTCAGCGGCAAGAAAAGAACTGATGAATCTGAGTGCGCAAATCAGATTTAACTACAAACAATTTTTTCAGAACTATGGATATAAAGAATTAACGATTCCTCCTGGTTCAGATGGTTCTTTCAGATTGGATAAAAATGCCTTACACATTTGGCCTAGAGGTAATTTCATGATGATTGCGCTTCCCAATCCGGACGCTACTTTTACAGCAACTTTATTCATCAGTTATAAAGGTGCAGACAGCCTGGAACAATTAGTCACGCAAGAGGATGTACAACAATATTATCAAAAATATTTCAGGGATGCTATTCCATTAATCCCTGATTTAAAAAAGGAATTTTTTGATCATCCGACCGGACATTTATATTCCGTAAAATGCGATCCGTGGTATTACGAAGATAAAATGTTGTTGCTGGGGGATGCCGCTCATGCGATCATTCCATTTTATGGACAAGGCATGAACTGTGGTTTTGAAGATGTAGTGGTGCTGGATAAATTGCTGGATCAGAATTTGGAAGGCGAGGAATTATTTGCAAAGTTTACCGAACTTAGAAAAATAAATTCTGATGCCATCTCAGATCTTGCTGAAGACAATTTTATTGAAATGAGAGATAAAGTCGGAGATCCCATTTTTCAAAAAAAGAAATCATTGGAATCTCGTCTTGAAAAAATGTTTCCAAACTATTTTTCGAAATATGCATTGGTGACCTTCAGGCCTGATGTGAGTTACCATGAGGCGATGACGCAAGGAAGAAAGCAAGATGATCTCTTGATGGATATTTGTAAGGAAGACGCAACAATTACAGATACCGAATTGCCGGCAATCTTTCAAAAGCTTCAACAATTATAG
- a CDS encoding aminopeptidase, giving the protein MYKIVCSVFLVVMVNILIAQELPNKINNYNFQVVKMLDRTGVKNQNKSGTCWIFSTHSFLESELMRMGRGEFNLSEMYIARAGYLERGENYVRRQGSTAFGQGAENHDVMRIFDEYGLVPEEAYAGYPDGQDKPIHGEMEAVLKAMVEAMVKLPDGKLSPNWKKVYQGAVDGYFGTPPANFTFKGKSYTPQSFAGSLGINSGDYIALTSFTHQPMNKPFILEVADNWSNGMFYNIALDELVNSVDQALKNGYSVLWATDVSEKSFSAKNGIAINPYMAWEDMSDAERDSLWKSPHPEKYVTQEERQIGFDNLSTTDDHGMHIVGIMKDQNGTEYYVVKNSWGTSVNKLTGGYIYVSKAYFRNKTMSVMLNKNALGKELKSKLGF; this is encoded by the coding sequence ATGTATAAAATTGTCTGCTCCGTGTTCCTTGTTGTAATGGTCAATATTCTTATTGCCCAGGAATTACCCAATAAAATAAACAACTACAATTTCCAGGTCGTCAAAATGTTAGACCGCACTGGAGTTAAAAATCAAAATAAGAGTGGAACCTGCTGGATCTTTTCGACTCATTCTTTTCTGGAATCAGAGCTGATGCGAATGGGTAGGGGAGAATTTAATTTAAGTGAGATGTACATTGCCCGTGCCGGGTATTTGGAGAGGGGAGAGAATTACGTACGCAGACAGGGATCTACTGCATTTGGTCAAGGTGCAGAAAATCATGATGTCATGAGAATTTTTGATGAATATGGTTTGGTGCCGGAGGAAGCTTATGCCGGTTATCCTGATGGCCAGGACAAACCTATTCATGGAGAGATGGAAGCAGTATTGAAGGCAATGGTGGAAGCTATGGTTAAACTTCCTGATGGTAAACTTTCTCCAAATTGGAAGAAAGTCTATCAGGGTGCTGTGGATGGATATTTTGGAACACCTCCGGCTAATTTTACCTTCAAAGGTAAAAGTTATACCCCTCAATCATTTGCCGGCAGTCTGGGAATAAACTCCGGAGATTACATAGCGCTGACTTCCTTTACTCATCAGCCAATGAACAAACCATTTATTCTTGAAGTGGCGGATAATTGGTCCAATGGAATGTTTTATAATATTGCCTTGGATGAATTGGTTAATTCTGTAGATCAGGCTTTGAAAAACGGGTATTCTGTTTTATGGGCAACCGATGTAAGTGAAAAATCTTTTTCAGCAAAGAACGGCATTGCTATTAATCCTTATATGGCCTGGGAAGATATGTCGGATGCTGAACGGGATAGTCTTTGGAAATCTCCACATCCTGAAAAATATGTAACACAGGAAGAGCGGCAGATTGGATTTGACAATTTGAGTACAACGGATGATCATGGGATGCACATTGTCGGTATCATGAAAGATCAAAATGGAACAGAATATTATGTTGTAAAAAATTCCTGGGGAACTTCTGTTAATAAACTTACCGGTGGATACATTTATGTTTCCAAGGCCTATTTCCGCAATAAGACCATGTCCGTAATGTTAAATAAAAATGCTTTAGGCAAAGAGTTGAAATCCAAACTTGGCTTTTAG
- a CDS encoding HAMP domain-containing protein: protein MKIKTKLTLSVGLLFILIIFLSLVGVRYMYALKSDTDNILLANYNSLKYSRNMLSALEQDSSKAIDFFERNLVEQETNITEVGEQEATSNLRTDFNFYKTNLSDTLILSQIREGIFRIMDLNMEAIQRKSQIAKITADSAVFWIALTGTLCFLIAFILLINLPSSIANPISELTESIRQIAAENYSERVNFESHSEFGELAKSFNTMAKKLEEYSNSNMANLMMEKKRIETLINNMHDPVIGVDEKLKVLFANEEAIKIIGIKSEDLIGHFAQDLALTNDLIKTLIFDLVNVKSKSEHSEKTIKIYSNNKECYFEKEVLHISITPTGEETTELIGHVILLRNVTTYKELDFAKTNFIATVSHEFKTPISSIKMSVQLLENQKIGDLNEEQKNLLDSIMEDANRLLKITSELLNMTQVETGNIQLSILPTDPKEILSYAINATKTQADQKLIKMVVSCPENIPLVYADMEKSAWVLTNLLSNAIRYSYEHSSVFLNVAMIQDKVEISVKDTGLGIAPQYRDKIFDRYFRIPGSNKEGTGLGLAISKEFVEAQGGSITVDSEFGSGSNFKVIFNKLT from the coding sequence ATGAAAATTAAAACCAAACTGACATTAAGTGTGGGTCTATTATTTATCCTAATAATTTTCCTGAGTCTTGTAGGAGTACGATATATGTATGCCTTGAAATCAGACACAGATAATATTTTATTAGCCAACTATAATTCCCTAAAATATTCCAGAAATATGTTAAGTGCTTTGGAACAAGATTCTTCCAAAGCTATTGATTTTTTTGAACGTAATTTGGTTGAACAAGAGACTAATATTACCGAGGTTGGTGAACAGGAAGCAACTTCAAATTTAAGAACTGATTTTAACTTTTATAAAACGAATTTGTCAGACACGCTCATTTTGTCCCAAATCCGGGAAGGAATTTTTAGAATCATGGACTTGAATATGGAAGCCATTCAGAGGAAAAGCCAAATAGCCAAGATAACAGCAGATAGTGCGGTATTTTGGATAGCGCTGACCGGAACACTTTGTTTTTTAATTGCTTTTATTTTACTCATTAACCTGCCATCCAGCATTGCAAATCCGATCAGTGAGCTTACAGAAAGCATTCGGCAGATTGCAGCTGAGAATTATTCTGAACGGGTCAATTTTGAAAGCCATAGTGAATTTGGAGAACTGGCCAAATCTTTTAATACCATGGCAAAAAAATTAGAAGAGTACAGTAACAGCAATATGGCCAATTTGATGATGGAGAAAAAAAGAATTGAGACCCTCATCAATAATATGCATGATCCCGTGATCGGCGTCGATGAAAAACTAAAAGTTTTGTTTGCAAATGAAGAAGCAATAAAAATTATAGGGATAAAGTCTGAAGATTTAATCGGCCATTTTGCACAAGATTTAGCATTGACCAATGATTTAATCAAAACACTTATCTTTGATTTAGTTAATGTTAAGAGTAAATCCGAACATAGTGAGAAGACAATAAAAATTTACTCCAACAATAAGGAATGTTATTTTGAAAAAGAAGTATTGCACATTTCAATTACTCCAACGGGAGAAGAAACCACAGAGTTAATAGGTCATGTAATCTTATTGCGTAATGTAACTACATATAAAGAGCTTGACTTTGCCAAAACCAATTTTATAGCTACAGTGTCCCATGAGTTTAAAACGCCGATTTCTTCTATAAAGATGAGTGTGCAATTGTTGGAAAATCAAAAAATTGGTGATTTAAATGAAGAACAAAAAAACTTACTGGACAGTATAATGGAAGATGCGAATAGATTGCTGAAAATTACCAGCGAACTTTTGAATATGACTCAGGTTGAGACTGGAAATATTCAATTATCTATTCTGCCAACAGATCCAAAAGAAATTTTGTCCTATGCCATAAACGCGACTAAAACACAGGCAGACCAAAAATTGATAAAAATGGTTGTCTCTTGTCCTGAGAATATTCCTTTGGTGTATGCCGATATGGAGAAATCTGCCTGGGTTTTGACAAATCTATTATCCAATGCCATAAGGTACTCCTACGAACATTCTTCTGTATTCCTGAATGTTGCCATGATTCAGGACAAAGTTGAAATTTCGGTAAAAGACACTGGATTAGGTATTGCACCACAGTATAGAGATAAAATTTTCGATCGCTACTTTAGAATACCCGGAAGCAACAAGGAAGGGACCGGACTTGGATTGGCCATCAGTAAGGAATTTGTTGAAGCTCAGGGAGGAAGTATCACAGTGGACTCTGAGTTTGGGTCTGGCAGTAACTTTAAAGTTATTTTTAATAAATTGACTTAG
- a CDS encoding sensor protein KdpD, whose amino-acid sequence MSDKDKTVQHFLNLIKKSRRGKFKIYIGMSAGVGKTYRMLQEARTLMKNGIDVKIGFIETHNRKETHDLLEGLPLVPRRKLFYKGKELEEMDVQAIINLRPEVVIIDELAHTNIEGSKNEKRWQDVMEILEAGINVISAVNIQHIESLNEEIKSITGIEVKERIPDSVLGQADEVVNIDLTADELILRLKEGKIYHPDKVETALRNFFKSEHILQLRELALKEVASQVERKVETEVTKPNALRHERFLACISSTDKTAKNVIRKTSRLANYYHSKWYVLYVQTPKESPDKIALDKQRHLINNFKLATELGAEIIRVESSSVSKAIIDMASERNITTICIGKPHISLWRIILATNIFNKLLKQLSANSIDLIILS is encoded by the coding sequence ATGAGCGATAAGGATAAAACAGTCCAACATTTTTTAAATTTAATTAAAAAGTCCAGAAGAGGAAAATTTAAAATTTATATCGGAATGAGTGCCGGTGTAGGGAAGACTTATAGGATGTTGCAAGAGGCACGAACTTTGATGAAGAACGGAATAGACGTAAAAATTGGATTTATTGAAACACACAACCGAAAAGAGACACATGATCTTTTGGAAGGTTTGCCTTTGGTACCCAGAAGAAAACTTTTCTATAAGGGAAAGGAATTGGAAGAAATGGATGTCCAGGCAATTATTAATTTGCGACCTGAAGTAGTTATTATTGATGAGCTTGCTCATACAAACATAGAGGGAAGTAAGAACGAGAAGAGATGGCAGGATGTCATGGAAATTTTAGAAGCTGGCATAAATGTTATTTCAGCAGTGAATATTCAGCATATAGAAAGTCTAAATGAAGAAATAAAATCTATAACAGGAATTGAAGTCAAAGAGCGTATTCCGGATAGCGTGTTGGGGCAAGCCGATGAAGTAGTAAATATTGATTTGACTGCGGATGAATTAATCCTTAGGTTGAAGGAGGGGAAAATTTATCATCCGGATAAGGTTGAAACGGCGCTCAGAAATTTTTTTAAAAGTGAACACATTCTTCAATTGCGCGAATTGGCACTAAAAGAAGTTGCATCTCAGGTAGAAAGAAAGGTTGAAACAGAGGTTACAAAACCAAATGCTTTAAGGCATGAACGATTTTTAGCTTGCATCAGCAGTACAGATAAAACCGCTAAAAACGTAATTCGCAAAACATCCAGACTGGCCAATTATTATCACAGCAAGTGGTATGTTTTGTATGTACAAACGCCTAAGGAAAGTCCGGACAAAATTGCCTTGGACAAACAGCGCCATCTCATCAATAATTTTAAGTTAGCGACTGAGTTGGGTGCAGAAATTATCAGAGTAGAGAGCTCATCAGTTTCAAAAGCAATCATTGATATGGCCAGTGAAAGAAATATAACCACCATTTGTATTGGAAAGCCTCACATCAGTCTGTGGAGAATAATTTTGGCTACCAATATATTCAATAAGTTGTTAAAGCAGCTCAGTGCAAATAGCATAGACCTTATTATTTTATCATAA
- a CDS encoding porin: MKRILITLLTFYTVSTFAQVDNSKNPLSISGYLETYYAYDFGNPDNHNRPGFAYSFNRHNEVNMNLGYIKAGYQTDKVRANLALMTGTYANANLATEQGVLKNIFEANAGAKLSKNENLWIDAGIFSSHIGFESAIGKDCWNLTRSILADNTPYYESGVKLSYTSKNEKWFVSGLILNGWQRIQRVEGNNLPAFGHQLTFKPNSKWTLNSSSFVGSDTPDSIRQWRYFHNLYGIFQMNNRFGLTFGFDVGAQQKSKNSTEYNTWYSPVVIARFSVNDKFNVAVRGEYYSDKNGVIIGTGTPNGFKTFGYSANLDYKISDLLLWRIEARGFSSKDEIFNLEQKPSKVNYFVTSSFAISF; this comes from the coding sequence ATGAAAAGAATTCTTATCACATTACTTACCTTTTACACAGTAAGCACGTTTGCACAGGTGGACAACTCAAAAAACCCACTATCTATTAGCGGATATTTGGAAACTTACTACGCTTATGATTTTGGAAACCCTGACAATCATAATCGCCCGGGGTTTGCTTACTCATTTAATAGGCATAACGAAGTAAACATGAATTTGGGTTACATAAAGGCAGGCTACCAAACTGATAAAGTAAGAGCAAATCTCGCATTAATGACAGGTACCTATGCAAATGCAAATCTTGCAACAGAGCAAGGGGTTTTGAAAAACATATTTGAAGCGAATGCAGGTGCTAAATTATCCAAAAATGAAAATCTTTGGATAGACGCTGGAATATTTTCTTCCCATATTGGTTTTGAAAGTGCAATTGGAAAAGATTGCTGGAATTTAACAAGGAGTATATTAGCAGACAACACGCCATACTATGAAAGTGGTGTTAAACTCTCGTATACCAGCAAAAATGAAAAATGGTTTGTAAGTGGATTAATCTTGAATGGTTGGCAGCGCATTCAACGGGTCGAAGGAAACAATTTGCCGGCTTTTGGTCATCAGTTGACTTTTAAACCCAATTCGAAATGGACACTCAACAGCAGTTCTTTTGTAGGAAGTGATACACCGGATAGTATCAGACAGTGGCGTTATTTCCATAACTTATATGGCATTTTCCAGATGAATAATAGATTTGGTTTGACATTTGGATTTGATGTTGGGGCGCAGCAAAAATCAAAAAACAGTACAGAATACAATACTTGGTATTCACCCGTTGTGATAGCCAGATTCTCAGTAAATGACAAATTTAATGTAGCTGTAAGAGGAGAATATTATAGTGATAAAAATGGAGTGATCATTGGTACAGGAACACCCAATGGTTTTAAAACATTTGGTTACTCTGCAAATTTGGATTATAAGATATCTGATCTATTATTGTGGAGAATTGAAGCCAGAGGTTTCAGTAGTAAGGATGAAATATTTAACTTAGAACAGAAACCAAGTAAAGTTAATTACTTTGTAACTTCATCTTTTGCAATTTCTTTCTAA
- a CDS encoding K(+)-transporting ATPase subunit C, translating into MKSNIIPAIRLTLVFLVFFSGIYTIAVYGVSRLAPSSMSFSKTNNGYYENLGQNFTSDKYFHSRPSAVGYNAAGSGGSNKGSSNPDYLAEVQLRIDSFLVHNPDIKKEDIPSDLVTASGSGLDPNISVQGAKVQVKRISKVRNLSENTIHQLIAHHTETPFLGLFGTEKINVLKLNLDLDNLK; encoded by the coding sequence ATGAAAAGTAATATCATTCCAGCCATTCGATTAACATTAGTTTTCCTGGTATTCTTCAGTGGCATTTACACAATTGCAGTTTATGGTGTTTCAAGACTTGCACCCAGTAGTATGTCGTTCTCAAAAACCAACAATGGTTATTATGAAAACCTCGGCCAAAATTTTACCAGCGACAAATATTTTCATTCCCGGCCTTCTGCAGTGGGGTATAATGCAGCTGGTTCCGGCGGTAGCAATAAAGGTTCAAGTAATCCTGACTATTTAGCTGAAGTTCAGTTGAGAATAGATTCTTTTTTGGTTCACAATCCCGATATTAAGAAAGAAGACATTCCTTCTGATTTAGTTACTGCAAGTGGTAGTGGACTTGACCCCAATATATCTGTGCAAGGAGCAAAAGTGCAGGTGAAACGTATTTCTAAAGTTCGCAACTTAAGTGAAAACACAATCCATCAACTTATTGCACACCACACTGAAACACCTTTTTTAGGATTATTTGGTACAGAAAAAATTAATGTGCTTAAATTAAACCTTGATTTAGATAATTTGAAATAA
- the kdpB gene encoding potassium-transporting ATPase subunit KdpB has protein sequence MTKSASLFQKDLMREAFKHSFLKLNPIKMYRNPVMFTVEIGTGVMFCVCLWILAGEKSQGSIIYNFFIFLVLLLTLLFANFAEAIAEARGKAQADSLRKTREETPAKRISAIGKIHSDEVQIIPSSQLQKGDLFFCKAGDIIPMDGEIVEGLATIDESAITGESAPVIREAGGDKSSVTGGTKVLSDGIQVRVTTEAGESFLDKMISLVEGASRQKTPNEIALTILLAGFTLVFIIVTITLKPFADYSNAPITIAAFISLFVCLIPTTIGGLLSAIGIAGMDRALRANVITKSGKAVETAGDVDVLLLDKTGTITIGNRKATNFYPANGIEEKHFIKCAVLSSISDDTPEGKSIVELSKLNPSDFTLENARFIKFTAETRSSGIDFANYRIRKGASDAIQKLSEKSGYTFPSDTADRVKIISSNGGTPLVVSENEKVIGVVELQDIIKPGIQERFERLRKMGIKTVMVTGDNPLTAKFIADKAGVDDFIAEAKPEDKMNYIRKEQSEGRLVAMMGDGTNDAPALAQADVGVAMNSGTQAAKEAGNMVDLDNDPTKLIEIVEIGKQLLMTRGTLTTFSIANDVAKYFAIIPALFIVAIPSLQGLNIMNLHSPESAILSAVIFNAIIIPMLIPLALKGVEYKPIGASALLRRNLLIYGLGGVIIPFIGIKAIDLLVSIFI, from the coding sequence ATGACAAAAAGTGCATCTTTATTTCAAAAGGATCTGATGCGTGAAGCATTTAAGCATTCTTTTCTAAAACTTAATCCAATTAAAATGTACCGAAATCCTGTAATGTTTACGGTGGAGATAGGTACAGGTGTTATGTTTTGTGTTTGCTTGTGGATATTGGCAGGTGAGAAATCTCAAGGTAGTATCATCTATAATTTTTTCATATTTCTGGTTTTATTGCTTACCTTATTATTTGCTAATTTTGCGGAAGCTATTGCAGAAGCCAGAGGAAAAGCACAGGCAGATAGTTTGAGAAAGACAAGAGAAGAAACACCGGCCAAAAGAATTTCCGCTATAGGAAAAATTCATTCTGATGAAGTACAAATTATTCCTTCATCACAATTGCAAAAAGGTGATTTGTTTTTTTGCAAAGCTGGTGATATCATTCCGATGGACGGTGAAATTGTGGAAGGCTTAGCCACAATTGACGAAAGTGCTATTACTGGTGAAAGTGCACCTGTTATTCGTGAAGCAGGCGGTGATAAAAGTTCGGTAACCGGCGGAACAAAAGTCTTGAGTGATGGCATTCAGGTAAGAGTTACCACCGAAGCAGGGGAAAGTTTTTTGGATAAAATGATTTCCTTAGTAGAGGGAGCAAGCCGACAAAAAACACCCAATGAAATTGCCTTAACCATCTTGTTGGCGGGGTTCACCTTAGTATTTATCATAGTTACCATCACGCTCAAACCTTTTGCAGATTATTCCAATGCACCGATTACCATTGCAGCATTCATTTCGCTATTTGTTTGCTTAATTCCTACTACAATTGGTGGGCTACTCTCAGCGATTGGGATTGCAGGAATGGATAGAGCATTAAGAGCAAACGTAATCACAAAAAGCGGTAAAGCAGTAGAAACAGCTGGGGATGTTGATGTATTATTGTTAGACAAAACCGGAACGATAACCATTGGAAACAGAAAGGCAACAAACTTCTATCCTGCAAATGGAATCGAAGAAAAGCACTTTATAAAATGCGCAGTATTGAGTTCAATAAGTGATGATACCCCGGAGGGAAAGTCTATTGTTGAATTATCTAAATTAAACCCTTCTGATTTTACTTTAGAAAATGCAAGATTTATCAAATTTACTGCCGAGACAAGGAGTTCAGGAATTGATTTTGCAAACTACCGGATTAGAAAAGGTGCATCCGATGCCATTCAGAAATTATCAGAAAAATCCGGATACACCTTTCCTTCAGACACTGCCGATAGGGTAAAAATCATTTCCAGTAATGGAGGAACACCATTAGTAGTTTCTGAAAATGAAAAGGTGATTGGTGTAGTAGAATTGCAGGACATCATTAAACCTGGTATTCAAGAGCGATTCGAGCGTTTACGTAAAATGGGTATTAAAACGGTTATGGTTACCGGTGACAATCCTTTGACCGCAAAATTTATTGCTGATAAGGCTGGCGTAGATGATTTTATTGCAGAGGCTAAACCGGAAGATAAAATGAATTATATCAGAAAAGAACAATCAGAGGGCCGCCTGGTAGCAATGATGGGTGATGGAACCAATGATGCACCGGCATTGGCACAAGCAGATGTCGGCGTAGCAATGAACAGTGGAACACAAGCAGCGAAGGAAGCCGGTAATATGGTAGATTTAGACAATGATCCCACCAAGCTCATAGAAATAGTCGAAATCGGCAAACAATTATTGATGACCAGGGGAACGCTTACCACCTTTAGTATTGCCAATGATGTAGCAAAATATTTTGCCATCATACCAGCACTTTTTATTGTAGCTATTCCATCACTGCAAGGTTTAAATATTATGAATTTGCACAGCCCGGAAAGTGCAATACTATCCGCAGTAATTTTTAATGCGATCATTATTCCGATGCTTATACCATTGGCTTTGAAAGGCGTGGAGTATAAACCTATCGGAGCTAGTGCATTGTTGCGTAGAAATTTGTTGATATATGGCTTAGGTGGTGTAATCATTCCATTTATCGGCATTAAAGCCATTGACCTCTTAGTTTCAATATTCATTTAA
- the kdpA gene encoding potassium-transporting ATPase subunit KdpA, with protein sequence MNAEIIGVILMFLIVVVLAIPLGRYIGKIINYEPTWFDWLFGPLDKLFFKLAGIDPSREMNWKQHLVALLTINVFWFILSMMVLTNMAWLPLNPDQNPSMSPDLAFNTSVSFVTNTNLQHYSGETGISYLGQLILMLWQFISAGTGIAIAVVVFVAMKEKTLSTLGNFYSYFIRSCTRILLPLAFVVSVLLVFNGVPMNFEGKDTMISLEGDTVQVSRGPVAAFVAIKHLGTNGGGFFGTNSAHPLENPNYFTNIVEMVTQMLIPIALIFALGFVTKRRRLSWMIFGVMTVGFLLLSIPTIYFEMQGNPALYKMGISQEMGSMEGKEVRFGSVASAYWSIATTVISTGSVNAMHDSFTPISGMNQMIAMMINSFYGGCGVGILNFYIFIILAVFISGLMVGRTPEFLGKKVEAKEMKIAMIIALLHPFLILVGTALATAFPNLTSSTLSNPNFHGFSQMLYEFTSSSANNGSGFEGLGDNTPFWNITCGILMLLGRYIPIIGPVAIAGILASKKYIPEGNGTLKTDTATFGLMVFAVIAIVAALAFFPVLTLGPIAEYFSMIK encoded by the coding sequence ATGAACGCAGAAATTATTGGTGTAATATTGATGTTTTTGATTGTAGTGGTATTAGCCATACCACTTGGAAGATATATTGGAAAGATCATTAATTACGAACCCACTTGGTTTGATTGGTTGTTTGGTCCATTGGATAAGTTATTTTTCAAATTGGCCGGGATAGACCCATCCAGGGAAATGAACTGGAAACAACATTTGGTTGCCTTGTTAACCATCAATGTATTTTGGTTCATTCTTTCAATGATGGTACTGACCAATATGGCATGGTTGCCACTTAATCCTGACCAAAACCCAAGTATGAGTCCAGATTTGGCATTCAACACTTCTGTAAGTTTTGTCACCAACACCAACCTTCAACACTATTCCGGTGAAACTGGCATATCTTATCTTGGCCAACTTATTCTTATGCTTTGGCAATTTATCAGTGCCGGTACCGGAATTGCAATTGCAGTGGTGGTCTTTGTTGCCATGAAGGAAAAGACATTATCCACATTGGGAAATTTTTATTCCTATTTTATTAGAAGCTGTACGAGGATTTTATTGCCTTTAGCTTTTGTAGTGTCAGTATTATTAGTATTCAATGGAGTTCCTATGAATTTTGAAGGGAAGGATACCATGATCAGTTTGGAGGGAGATACCGTTCAGGTAAGCAGAGGTCCAGTAGCTGCATTTGTTGCCATAAAACATTTGGGCACAAATGGTGGAGGTTTCTTTGGTACAAATTCTGCACATCCTTTAGAAAACCCAAACTACTTTACAAATATTGTAGAGATGGTTACCCAAATGCTTATACCAATAGCATTGATTTTTGCACTTGGATTTGTAACAAAAAGGCGCAGATTATCTTGGATGATTTTTGGTGTAATGACCGTAGGTTTTTTATTACTTTCTATTCCTACTATTTATTTTGAAATGCAAGGTAACCCTGCACTTTATAAAATGGGCATCTCTCAAGAAATGGGAAGTATGGAAGGCAAGGAAGTTCGTTTTGGTTCTGTTGCATCGGCCTATTGGAGCATTGCAACTACTGTAATTTCAACCGGTAGTGTGAACGCCATGCATGATAGTTTTACACCAATAAGTGGTATGAATCAAATGATTGCCATGATGATAAATTCCTTTTATGGGGGTTGTGGTGTAGGGATATTGAATTTTTACATTTTTATTATTCTTGCTGTCTTTATAAGTGGTCTAATGGTGGGAAGAACACCTGAATTTCTTGGCAAAAAAGTGGAGGCTAAGGAAATGAAAATAGCCATGATCATTGCACTACTGCATCCATTTCTTATCTTAGTTGGTACTGCCTTAGCTACTGCATTTCCAAATTTAACATCTTCTACTTTAAGTAATCCTAATTTTCATGGATTTAGTCAAATGCTCTATGAATTTACTTCATCCAGTGCCAACAATGGCAGTGGTTTTGAAGGTCTTGGAGATAATACCCCTTTTTGGAATATAACGTGTGGTATTTTAATGTTGTTGGGAAGATACATTCCAATCATTGGACCCGTAGCTATTGCAGGTATTTTGGCAAGTAAAAAATACATACCTGAAGGAAATGGAACTCTAAAAACCGATACGGCAACTTTTGGCTTAATGGTATTTGCAGTAATAGCAATTGTAGCAGCATTGGCTTTCTTTCCTGTTTTGACCCTTGGTCCAATTGCAGAATATTTTTCAATGATTAAATAA
- a CDS encoding potassium-transporting ATPase subunit F, giving the protein MILLFFVSLAVFAYMCYVLLKPEKF; this is encoded by the coding sequence ATGATATTATTATTCTTTGTCTCCTTGGCTGTATTCGCTTATATGTGCTATGTGTTGCTTAAACCAGAAAAATTTTAA